One Streptococcus gallolyticus subsp. gallolyticus DSM 16831 DNA window includes the following coding sequences:
- the rplS gene encoding 50S ribosomal protein L19, translating to MNPLIQSLTESQLRTDIPTFHPGDTVRVHAKVVEGSRERVQVFEGVVISRKGQGISEMYTVRKISSGIGVERTFPLHTPRVEKIEVVRHGKVRRAKLYYLRALQGKAARIKEIRR from the coding sequence ATGAATCCATTAATCCAAAGTTTGACTGAAAGTCAATTACGTACTGACATCCCTACATTCCACCCTGGTGATACTGTTCGTGTTCACGCAAAAGTTGTTGAAGGAAGCCGCGAACGTGTCCAAGTTTTCGAAGGTGTGGTTATTTCACGTAAAGGTCAAGGGATCTCAGAAATGTACACAGTTCGTAAAATTTCAAGTGGTATCGGTGTTGAACGTACATTCCCACTTCACACTCCACGTGTAGAAAAAATCGAAGTTGTTCGTCATGGTAAAGTACGTCGTGCTAAACTTTACTACTTGCGTGCATTACAAGGTAAAGCTGCTCGTATTAAAGAAATCCGTCGTTAA
- a CDS encoding chloride channel protein, translating to MIKKLKDNEDYSYLLLLKLVLVSIVIGLLVGFVDTVFGRVLLFLSDFRTEHFNYLIPFLGIVGLLIVFLYQKADERASKGMGLVFAVGQSQEKEIPLILVPLVTLATWLTHLFGGSAGREGVAVQLGAAIAHGFSRFFDFENNSRLFLVTGMAAGFAGLFQTPIAAVFFALEILVLGKLQLQALLPMTVASFVASATSHSLGLEKFSHLVSADLTLDVMTFCKLAVLGIIFGLVGNLFAKLLAIAKEKAKDVMDNPYYRILFGGILLSLIFLICYHGRYSGLGTNLIEASFAGKEIYLYDWLLKLLLTVATLAIGFQGGEVTPLFAIGASLGVVLANLFGLPVEFVAAAGYISVFGSATNTLIAPIFIGGEVFGFANLPYFVVVMIFAYSVNRKHSIYGGQEVLTF from the coding sequence ATGATAAAGAAACTGAAAGACAATGAAGATTATTCTTATCTGCTCTTGCTAAAATTAGTGCTAGTTAGCATTGTTATCGGGCTTTTGGTTGGTTTTGTTGATACCGTATTTGGTCGCGTGTTACTTTTTCTTAGCGATTTTCGAACAGAGCATTTCAACTATCTTATCCCATTTTTAGGAATTGTTGGGCTTTTAATTGTTTTTCTTTATCAAAAGGCAGATGAGCGAGCAAGCAAAGGAATGGGCTTAGTTTTTGCGGTTGGTCAAAGCCAAGAAAAGGAAATTCCGCTTATTTTGGTTCCTCTAGTCACTTTGGCAACATGGTTGACACACCTTTTTGGAGGTAGTGCTGGACGAGAAGGCGTAGCGGTTCAACTAGGGGCGGCGATTGCTCATGGTTTTAGCCGTTTCTTTGATTTTGAAAATAACTCGCGCCTTTTTCTGGTTACAGGTATGGCAGCTGGTTTTGCAGGGCTTTTCCAAACGCCCATAGCAGCCGTGTTCTTTGCATTAGAGATTTTGGTGCTTGGCAAATTGCAATTACAAGCTTTGCTTCCGATGACTGTCGCTTCTTTTGTAGCAAGTGCGACTTCACACTCATTGGGATTGGAAAAATTTTCTCACCTAGTGAGTGCAGATTTGACACTTGATGTGATGACTTTTTGCAAATTAGCTGTACTAGGCATTATCTTTGGCTTGGTTGGAAATCTTTTTGCAAAATTGTTGGCTATTGCTAAAGAAAAAGCTAAAGATGTCATGGATAATCCTTATTACCGTATTCTATTTGGTGGTATCTTATTAAGTCTGATTTTTTTGATATGCTATCATGGACGTTATTCAGGTTTGGGAACAAATTTGATTGAAGCAAGCTTTGCAGGCAAAGAAATTTATCTCTACGATTGGTTACTCAAATTGCTTTTAACGGTAGCGACTTTGGCTATCGGTTTTCAAGGTGGCGAAGTGACACCACTCTTTGCGATTGGTGCATCTCTTGGAGTTGTTTTGGCAAATCTTTTTGGCTTGCCTGTTGAATTTGTCGCTGCAGCTGGTTATATCAGCGTATTTGGTAGTGCAACCAATACACTTATAGCCCCTATTTTTATTGGTGGTGAAGTATTTGGCTTTGCTAATTTACCATATTTTGTTGTGGTTATGATTTTTGCTTACAGCGTTAATCGAAAACATTCTATCTACGGCGGACAAGAAGTTCTGACATTTTAA
- the hisC gene encoding histidinol-phosphate transaminase codes for MTTIKGLRDIESYVAGSQPSGENLIKLNTNENAYGPSPKVAEVFSNFDVHQLRKYSTLDQESLRVVLAKQHGLDPSQIIVGNGSDDVLSMAFLAFFNSDEPVLFPDLTYGFYKVWADLYRINYHEVPLTSDFEIDGNDYIVDNGGVVLTNPNAPTGIYKSLEAIEAIIKANQDVVVIIDEAYINFGGETALPLLKKYDNVFITRTFSKDASLAGLRVGYGMGSPKLMSVINAVKNSVNPYNVDLIAEKLAVAAVESWDYYEDTCQKIIATRDWFTKELRDLDFSVLESKTNFVLVECPQNDAANLFDYLQAKNIYVRYFPKVERIKNHLRISIGTQAEMEQVIEAIKEYQKA; via the coding sequence ATGACAACTATTAAAGGATTGAGAGATATTGAATCTTATGTAGCTGGTAGCCAGCCAAGCGGTGAAAATTTAATAAAATTGAATACAAATGAAAATGCTTATGGACCAAGTCCAAAAGTAGCAGAAGTGTTTTCAAATTTTGACGTTCATCAATTGCGGAAGTATTCAACTTTGGACCAAGAATCACTACGTGTTGTGCTTGCTAAGCAACATGGTCTTGATCCAAGTCAAATCATTGTTGGTAATGGATCAGATGATGTTTTGTCTATGGCATTTCTTGCATTTTTTAATAGTGATGAGCCTGTTCTATTTCCTGATTTGACTTATGGTTTTTACAAAGTCTGGGCTGATTTGTACCGCATTAATTACCATGAAGTGCCGTTAACTAGCGATTTTGAGATTGATGGTAATGATTATATTGTTGATAATGGTGGTGTTGTTCTGACGAATCCAAATGCACCGACGGGCATTTACAAATCTTTAGAGGCTATTGAGGCGATTATCAAGGCTAATCAAGATGTGGTGGTTATTATTGACGAAGCATATATTAACTTTGGTGGTGAAACAGCTCTGCCATTGCTCAAAAAATATGACAATGTCTTTATTACACGAACATTTTCAAAAGATGCTTCGCTTGCTGGTTTGCGAGTTGGCTATGGTATGGGAAGTCCAAAATTAATGTCGGTTATTAATGCCGTTAAAAATTCGGTCAATCCTTACAATGTTGATTTAATTGCTGAGAAATTAGCTGTGGCGGCTGTTGAATCATGGGATTATTACGAAGATACGTGTCAAAAAATTATAGCGACAAGAGATTGGTTTACTAAGGAATTACGAGACCTTGACTTCTCAGTTTTAGAATCAAAGACCAACTTTGTCTTAGTGGAATGTCCTCAAAATGATGCAGCAAACTTATTTGATTATTTGCAAGCTAAGAATATCTATGTTCGTTATTTCCCGAAAGTTGAACGTATCAAAAATCATTTGCGAATTTCAATCGGAACGCAGGCTGAAATGGAACAAGTGATTGAAGCGATTAAAGAATATCAGAAAGCCTAA
- a CDS encoding HAD-IA family hydrolase: protein MNYHDYIWDLGGTLLDNYEMSAQAFVKTLAEFGQSASHDEVYNKLKESTDAAIAQFIPNEPQFLKAYKKLEAEYLKTPVLFAGAHDVLQAIVASGGRNFLVSHRNKQVLDILEKTNLLSYFTEVVTSENGFSRKPSPESMLYLKEKYDIKEALVIGDREIDRKAGQAAGFDTLLVDGKKSLMEIVK, encoded by the coding sequence ATGAATTACCATGATTATATCTGGGATTTGGGTGGAACGTTGCTTGATAATTATGAAATGTCTGCTCAAGCTTTCGTGAAAACTTTAGCGGAATTTGGACAATCTGCCTCGCATGATGAGGTTTATAACAAGCTAAAAGAGTCCACGGATGCTGCTATTGCACAATTTATCCCAAACGAACCTCAATTTTTAAAGGCGTACAAAAAATTGGAAGCCGAATATTTGAAAACGCCAGTTTTATTTGCAGGAGCGCATGACGTTTTGCAGGCAATTGTTGCAAGTGGCGGGCGAAATTTTTTAGTATCGCATCGTAACAAACAAGTCCTTGATATTTTAGAAAAAACTAATTTGTTGTCTTATTTTACGGAAGTAGTCACTTCAGAAAATGGCTTTTCTCGTAAACCGAGCCCAGAATCGATGTTGTATTTGAAGGAAAAATATGACATTAAAGAAGCACTGGTAATTGGAGATCGTGAGATTGATAGGAAGGCAGGTCAAGCTGCTGGCTTTGACACGTTATTAGTTGATGGAAAAAAATCCTTAATGGAGATAGTGAAGTAA
- a CDS encoding chorismate mutase translates to MMNLDTIRQEIDHVDQELVALLEKRMQLVNQVVAYKKATGKPILDTSREDAVLQKAASRVEDKAFEQTIVNTFADIMKNSRDYQAKQLDNDLA, encoded by the coding sequence TTGATGAATTTAGATACTATCCGTCAGGAAATTGATCACGTTGATCAGGAGTTGGTCGCTTTATTGGAAAAACGCATGCAGTTGGTTAATCAAGTTGTTGCTTATAAGAAGGCTACAGGAAAACCTATTTTAGATACTAGCCGTGAAGACGCAGTGCTTCAAAAGGCGGCAAGTCGTGTCGAAGATAAAGCGTTTGAACAAACGATTGTTAACACATTTGCAGATATCATGAAAAATTCACGTGACTACCAAGCAAAACAACTCGATAATGATTTAGCTTGA
- the gyrB gene encoding DNA topoisomerase (ATP-hydrolyzing) subunit B encodes MTEENKNLAELAKEYDASQIQVLEGLEAVRMRPGMYIGSTSKEGLHHLVWEIVDNSIDEALAGFATHIEVFIEKDDSITVVDDGRGIPVDIQEKTGRPAVETVFTVLHAGGKFGGGGYKVSGGLHGVGSSVVNALSTQLDVSVHRNGKIHYQEYRRGHVVSDLAVIGDTDRHGTTVHFTPDPEIFTETTVFDFDKLAKRIQELAFLNRGLRISITDKREGIEQEKHYHYEGGISSYVEFINENKEVIFENPIYTDGELDGISVEVAMQYTTSYHETVMSFANNIHTHEGGTHEQGFRTALTRVINDYARQNKLLKEKDDNLTGEDVREGLTAVISVKHPNPQFEGQTKTKLGNSEVVKITNRLFSEAFSRFLLENPQIAKKIVEKGILASKARIAAKRAREVTRKKSGLEISNLPGKLADCSSNDATMNELFIVEGDSAGGSAKSGRDREHQAILPIRGKILNVEKASMDKILANEEIRSLFTAMGTGFGAEFDVSKARYHKLVIMTDADVDGAHIRTLLLTLIYRFMRPVLEAGYVYIAQPPIYGVKVGSEIKEYIQPGANQEIELQEAMARHSVGRSKPTVQRYKGLGEMDDHQLWETTMDPENRLMARVSVDDAAEADKIFDMLMGDRVEPRREFIEENAVYSTLDI; translated from the coding sequence ATGACGGAAGAAAATAAAAATTTAGCAGAATTAGCGAAAGAGTATGACGCCAGTCAGATTCAAGTCTTAGAAGGGCTTGAAGCTGTTCGAATGCGTCCAGGTATGTACATTGGTTCAACGTCCAAAGAAGGCTTGCACCATTTGGTATGGGAAATTGTCGATAACTCTATCGATGAAGCATTAGCTGGTTTTGCGACTCATATTGAAGTTTTTATTGAAAAAGATGATTCGATTACAGTTGTCGATGACGGGCGTGGTATTCCTGTTGATATTCAAGAAAAAACAGGTCGTCCCGCCGTTGAAACAGTCTTTACGGTTTTACACGCTGGAGGTAAATTCGGCGGTGGCGGCTACAAGGTTTCAGGTGGTTTGCACGGTGTAGGGTCATCTGTTGTTAACGCACTTTCAACACAATTAGATGTCTCTGTTCACCGTAACGGTAAAATTCACTATCAAGAGTACCGTCGTGGACACGTTGTTAGTGATTTAGCTGTTATTGGTGATACTGACCGTCATGGAACGACTGTTCACTTTACTCCAGACCCAGAGATTTTCACAGAAACAACGGTTTTTGATTTTGATAAATTAGCCAAACGTATCCAAGAATTAGCCTTTTTGAACCGTGGCTTGCGTATTTCAATTACTGATAAACGTGAAGGAATTGAGCAAGAAAAACATTACCATTACGAAGGTGGTATTTCAAGCTACGTTGAATTTATCAACGAAAATAAAGAAGTTATTTTTGAAAATCCAATCTATACTGATGGTGAATTAGACGGCATTTCTGTTGAAGTAGCCATGCAATATACAACTAGTTACCATGAAACAGTGATGAGTTTCGCCAATAACATTCACACGCATGAAGGTGGTACGCACGAACAGGGTTTCCGTACAGCTCTAACACGTGTGATTAATGACTATGCTCGTCAGAATAAATTGCTAAAAGAAAAAGATGACAATTTAACTGGTGAGGATGTTCGTGAAGGGTTGACGGCAGTTATTTCTGTTAAACACCCAAATCCTCAATTTGAGGGACAAACGAAAACAAAACTTGGAAATTCCGAAGTTGTTAAAATTACGAATCGTTTGTTTAGCGAGGCTTTCAGCCGTTTCTTATTAGAAAATCCACAGATTGCTAAGAAAATCGTTGAAAAAGGTATTCTGGCATCTAAAGCTCGTATCGCTGCTAAACGTGCACGCGAGGTAACACGTAAAAAATCAGGACTGGAAATTTCAAATCTTCCTGGTAAATTGGCTGACTGTTCTTCAAATGATGCAACTATGAATGAACTGTTCATCGTCGAAGGGGACTCTGCGGGTGGTTCTGCTAAATCAGGACGTGACCGTGAGCACCAAGCAATCTTACCAATTCGTGGTAAAATCTTGAACGTTGAAAAAGCTAGCATGGATAAAATTCTTGCTAACGAAGAAATTCGTAGTTTATTTACAGCTATGGGAACAGGTTTTGGTGCTGAATTTGATGTCTCAAAAGCGCGTTATCATAAGCTTGTTATCATGACTGATGCCGATGTTGACGGAGCTCATATTCGTACCCTGTTGTTAACGCTGATTTACCGCTTCATGCGTCCTGTTTTGGAAGCAGGGTATGTTTACATTGCTCAACCACCGATTTATGGTGTCAAAGTTGGTAGTGAAATTAAAGAGTACATTCAACCAGGTGCTAATCAAGAAATTGAATTGCAAGAAGCTATGGCACGTCATAGTGTTGGACGTTCAAAACCAACGGTTCAACGTTACAAAGGGCTTGGAGAAATGGACGATCACCAGCTTTGGGAAACAACAATGGATCCAGAGAATCGCTTAATGGCGAGAGTTTCTGTTGATGATGCCGCTGAAGCAGATAAGATTTTTGATATGCTTATGGGAGATAGGGTAGAACCGCGTCGCGAGTTCATCGAAGAAAATGCGGTTTACAGTACGCTTGATATTTAA
- a CDS encoding ATP phosphoribosyltransferase regulatory subunit — MKKTTLPVGMHDKLFKRARVTYKIERDISDFLMSQGFNRIETPTLEHFEVFSDTITKNNYNFFDKSGELLTLRPDITSQIGRVIASTQVETPIKFSYSGKVFKYNEEMRGLMNEHTQAGVEIVGFPAKEAVFEAIQSAKEALDRADIPSYQFEFSHAAILQTIFETLALPQAVEETLAQAIKDKNITQLNEFTKKYPSEFDEFLKNLPYLFGESHQVLESARELVKNQAILAALTDLENLLNQVSEILPKSNIDLAQIPTMPYYTGVMFKVFGDKVPDAFASGGRYDKLFERFGAKKLTAVGWAVDIDAVYQAVHDNLEGGA; from the coding sequence ATGAAAAAAACAACATTACCTGTGGGAATGCATGATAAGTTATTTAAACGTGCGCGTGTTACCTACAAAATAGAACGTGATATCAGTGATTTCTTGATGAGTCAGGGATTCAATCGAATTGAAACACCGACCTTGGAACATTTTGAAGTCTTTAGTGATACGATTACGAAAAATAATTACAATTTCTTTGATAAAAGTGGTGAATTGCTGACGCTTCGTCCTGATATTACCAGTCAGATTGGACGTGTCATTGCTTCGACGCAAGTTGAAACGCCGATTAAATTCTCCTATTCGGGCAAGGTCTTCAAATACAACGAAGAAATGCGTGGTTTGATGAATGAGCACACGCAAGCTGGTGTTGAGATTGTTGGTTTTCCAGCTAAGGAAGCTGTTTTTGAGGCAATCCAATCAGCCAAGGAAGCTCTTGATAGAGCGGATATTCCGTCTTATCAATTTGAATTTTCACATGCTGCGATTTTACAAACCATTTTTGAGACTTTGGCTTTGCCACAAGCAGTTGAAGAAACTTTGGCACAAGCGATTAAAGATAAAAATATCACTCAGTTAAATGAATTTACCAAAAAATATCCGAGTGAATTTGATGAGTTTTTGAAAAATTTGCCTTATCTTTTTGGAGAAAGTCATCAAGTTTTAGAGAGTGCGCGTGAACTTGTCAAGAATCAAGCGATTTTGGCTGCTTTGACAGATTTGGAAAACTTGCTTAATCAAGTATCTGAAATTTTACCAAAGAGCAACATTGATTTGGCACAAATTCCGACAATGCCGTATTATACTGGCGTGATGTTCAAAGTCTTTGGAGATAAGGTGCCAGACGCTTTTGCCTCAGGTGGGCGTTACGATAAACTTTTTGAACGTTTTGGGGCTAAAAAATTGACTGCGGTCGGTTGGGCAGTAGATATTGATGCCGTTTACCAAGCTGTACATGATAATTTAGAAGGAGGTGCCTAA
- the ezrA gene encoding septation ring formation regulator EzrA — protein sequence MSSGIILLLVAIVLLVIVAYLVGVIVRKRNDSLIASLEERKQSLFGLPVNEEVEAVKNLHLIGQSQTTFREWNQKWVDLSLNSFSDIENHIFEAENLNDSFKFIRAKHEIDNVESQLNLVEEDINSIREALSVLKEQEEKNSARVKHALDLYETLQASISEKEDNFGSTMSEIEKQLKNIEAEFSQFVTLNSTGDPVEASEVLDRAEEHTIALGQISEQIPAIVAKLEDDFPDQLDDLEQGYRRLLEQNYHFAEKNIETRFQEVRDSIRANSSELVTLDLDRARDENEHIQEKIDSLYELFEREIAAHKAALKDSKIIPDYLAHAKANNEQLAHEIKRLSHKYILNDSESLSLRSFTKNLEEIETEVLPIVVAFETQDKPFSELQVTFDRTLKTLAAVEEGQMEVFEQVKNIEEIETVARQSLEQYINRLHMIKRYMEKRNLPGIPQDFLSAFFTTSSQLEVLIDELSRGRIDIEAVSRLTDVATSAIANLENATYQVVQNATLTEQLLQYSNRYRSFEPSVQSSFEHALKLFEVDNDYQASFDEISYALETVEPGVTDRFVSSYEKTREQIRF from the coding sequence ATGTCGAGCGGAATTATATTACTGCTTGTAGCAATAGTTTTATTAGTAATTGTTGCTTACCTAGTTGGCGTTATTGTACGCAAGCGAAATGATTCATTGATTGCAAGCTTAGAAGAAAGAAAACAATCATTATTTGGTTTACCTGTTAATGAAGAAGTCGAGGCTGTTAAAAATCTTCATCTTATCGGGCAAAGTCAGACAACATTTCGTGAATGGAATCAAAAATGGGTTGACCTTTCTTTAAATTCTTTTTCGGATATTGAAAATCATATTTTTGAAGCTGAAAATCTAAATGATAGTTTTAAATTCATCAGAGCAAAACACGAAATTGATAATGTCGAAAGCCAATTAAATTTAGTTGAAGAGGACATTAATTCGATTCGTGAGGCACTTTCTGTCTTGAAAGAACAAGAAGAAAAAAATAGTGCTCGTGTTAAACACGCTTTGGATTTGTATGAAACATTACAAGCTTCTATCTCAGAAAAAGAGGACAATTTTGGCTCTACAATGTCTGAGATTGAAAAACAATTGAAAAACATTGAAGCTGAATTTTCTCAATTTGTAACGCTTAACTCAACTGGTGACCCTGTTGAAGCGTCTGAAGTGCTTGACCGTGCAGAAGAACACACTATCGCACTTGGTCAAATTTCAGAACAAATTCCAGCGATTGTTGCAAAATTAGAAGATGATTTCCCAGACCAACTTGATGATTTAGAGCAAGGTTATCGCCGTTTGCTTGAACAAAATTATCATTTTGCTGAAAAGAATATTGAAACACGTTTCCAAGAAGTTCGTGATTCTATTCGTGCCAATTCTTCTGAACTTGTTACATTGGATTTGGACCGTGCTCGTGATGAAAATGAGCACATTCAAGAGAAAATCGATTCATTGTATGAATTGTTTGAACGCGAAATTGCTGCTCATAAGGCTGCGCTTAAAGATAGCAAGATTATTCCTGACTATTTGGCTCATGCTAAGGCAAATAATGAACAACTTGCTCATGAAATTAAGCGTCTATCTCACAAGTACATCTTGAATGATAGTGAAAGTCTTAGCCTTCGTTCATTTACTAAAAACTTGGAAGAGATTGAAACAGAAGTATTGCCAATCGTTGTTGCTTTTGAGACACAAGACAAGCCATTCTCTGAATTACAAGTGACTTTTGACAGAACCTTAAAAACATTGGCTGCTGTCGAAGAAGGGCAAATGGAAGTCTTTGAACAAGTTAAGAATATCGAAGAAATTGAGACGGTTGCTCGTCAAAGCTTGGAACAATATATTAATCGTTTGCATATGATTAAACGTTATATGGAAAAACGTAATTTGCCAGGTATTCCACAAGATTTCTTGAGCGCATTTTTCACAACAAGTTCACAATTGGAAGTGTTAATTGATGAACTTAGTCGTGGGCGTATCGATATTGAAGCTGTGTCTCGTTTAACAGATGTTGCGACATCAGCTATTGCAAATCTTGAAAATGCAACTTATCAAGTGGTTCAAAATGCGACATTGACAGAACAATTGTTGCAATACTCAAATCGTTATCGTAGTTTTGAACCAAGTGTACAAAGTAGTTTTGAACACGCTTTGAAATTATTTGAAGTTGATAATGACTATCAAGCATCATTTGATGAAATTTCATATGCACTTGAAACGGTTGAACCAGGTGTAACAGATCGTTTCGTATCATCGTACGAAAAAACACGTGAACAAATTCGTTTTTAA
- a CDS encoding FtsW/RodA/SpoVE family cell cycle protein yields the protein MARKKYSIDSRIDYSVILPVFFLLLIGLVAIYIATINDYPSTIAKVMTQQVIWILLGCGVAFVVMLFSTEFLWKITPFLYGLGLILMVLPLIFYSPELVESTGAKNWVTIGSVTLFQPSEFMKVSYILMLARCSIWFRQKFKEDSLKNDWKLLGIFALITLPVMVLLGLQKDLGTAMVFSAILAGLILLSGISWWIILPVVIIVALAFGGFMLIFLLPNGKEFLYGLGMDTYQINRISAWLDPFSYAKTIAYQQTQGMISIGSGGLTGKGFNVVDLSVPVRESDMIFTVIAEDFGFIGSAVVMGLYLLLIYRMIRVTFESNNRFYTYISTGFIMMILFHIFENIGAAIGILPLTGIPLPFISQGGSSLITNLICVGLILSMSYQNNLHREQEITEHFKRSDRY from the coding sequence ATGGCGAGAAAAAAATATTCTATTGATAGTCGGATTGATTATTCTGTAATTTTACCTGTCTTTTTCCTTTTGTTAATTGGCTTGGTGGCAATCTATATCGCAACCATAAATGATTACCCAAGCACAATTGCAAAAGTGATGACACAACAAGTGATTTGGATACTTTTAGGGTGCGGTGTGGCGTTTGTTGTCATGCTATTTAGCACCGAATTTTTATGGAAAATAACGCCGTTCCTATACGGTCTTGGATTGATATTAATGGTGCTGCCGCTCATCTTTTATAGTCCAGAGTTGGTTGAGTCAACAGGGGCGAAAAACTGGGTTACAATCGGTTCGGTAACGTTATTTCAGCCCTCGGAATTTATGAAAGTGTCCTATATTTTGATGCTTGCCAGATGTTCCATTTGGTTTCGCCAAAAGTTCAAGGAAGATTCTTTGAAAAATGACTGGAAACTCCTTGGAATTTTTGCGCTTATTACCTTACCTGTGATGGTGCTACTAGGGCTTCAAAAAGACTTAGGAACAGCAATGGTTTTCTCAGCGATTTTAGCTGGTTTGATTTTATTATCAGGGATTTCGTGGTGGATTATCCTTCCAGTTGTTATTATCGTTGCTCTTGCATTTGGTGGTTTCATGTTAATTTTCCTTTTGCCAAATGGGAAAGAATTCCTTTATGGTTTGGGAATGGATACTTACCAAATTAATCGTATTTCAGCTTGGCTAGACCCGTTTTCATATGCTAAAACGATTGCCTACCAACAAACACAAGGAATGATTTCTATTGGTAGTGGTGGTCTTACTGGTAAAGGGTTCAATGTTGTTGATTTATCAGTGCCAGTTCGTGAGAGTGATATGATTTTCACCGTTATTGCTGAAGATTTTGGTTTTATTGGTAGTGCTGTTGTCATGGGATTGTATCTTTTGTTGATTTATCGTATGATTCGTGTAACTTTTGAATCAAATAACCGTTTCTATACTTACATTTCAACTGGTTTCATCATGATGATTTTGTTCCATATTTTTGAAAATATCGGAGCAGCAATTGGTATTTTGCCGTTAACGGGTATTCCTTTACCATTTATCTCACAAGGTGGCTCATCGTTGATTACCAATTTGATTTGTGTCGGTCTGATTTTATCAATGAGTTATCAAAACAACCTACACCGTGAACAAGAAATTACAGAACATTTTAAAAGAAGTGACCGTTATTAA
- a CDS encoding 5'-methylthioadenosine/S-adenosylhomocysteine nucleosidase: MKKIGMVVAVEIQSVMRKYADNLKREDVRGFKVYSVTFDDKILYITQSSAGEIRAAACTQLLISFFDVDLIVNYGVVGALTEELKVTNICLVEKVVHYDMDTSAADHCEVGRYLEYQDIYLPTTTKYVQLVKNHHPFIRPVICASGDKFIADETKKRALNHDFKADICDMESAAIVLICDQNNIPNLILKTVSDSITGGAAEFRSSIEKAADICLEILDDILKEL, from the coding sequence ATGAAAAAGATTGGTATGGTAGTGGCTGTTGAAATACAGTCAGTCATGAGAAAATACGCTGATAATCTCAAAAGAGAAGATGTCAGAGGATTTAAAGTTTATTCGGTTACATTTGATGATAAAATTTTATATATTACACAGTCAAGTGCAGGAGAAATCAGAGCTGCTGCTTGTACGCAATTATTAATTAGCTTTTTTGATGTCGATTTAATTGTTAATTATGGTGTGGTCGGCGCTCTTACGGAAGAATTAAAGGTAACCAATATTTGTTTGGTTGAAAAGGTGGTTCATTATGATATGGATACCTCAGCTGCTGACCATTGCGAAGTTGGACGTTATTTGGAATATCAAGATATCTATTTGCCAACAACGACGAAGTATGTGCAGTTGGTGAAAAATCATCATCCTTTTATTCGTCCAGTTATTTGTGCTTCTGGTGATAAATTTATTGCTGATGAGACAAAGAAACGTGCCTTAAATCATGACTTTAAGGCTGATATTTGTGATATGGAAAGTGCAGCAATTGTCTTGATTTGTGACCAGAATAACATTCCAAATCTTATCCTTAAAACGGTTTCGGACAGTATAACGGGTGGTGCGGCAGAATTTCGTTCATCTATTGAAAAAGCTGCAGATATTTGTCTAGAAATTTTAGACGATATTCTGAAAGAACTATAA